One Burkholderiales bacterium DNA window includes the following coding sequences:
- a CDS encoding pirin family protein: protein MTTRTVKSVIQSVATSDGAGVKLRRSLGSQRGLYHDPFLMLDEFSSENPGDYIAGFPAHPHRGFETVTYLLDGHMLHEDHLGNRGDLKSGGVQWMTAGRGIIHSEMPQQEEGRMRGFQLWINLPAAEKMKTAGYRDIDASEILSVALRNGGAVKVIAGTIAIDGRDAAGPIQGVTTDPLYLDVALPANGTVSLPVKQGYNAYVYPYEGSVVIGDRTLPRGHGGMLSDGDALELEAGAEGARALVLAAKPLHEPVVQYGPFVMNTREEIEQALRDYQSGALASAFEKA, encoded by the coding sequence ATGACCACCAGAACCGTTAAGAGCGTGATCCAGTCGGTTGCCACCAGCGATGGGGCGGGCGTGAAGCTGCGCCGCAGCCTCGGCTCGCAGCGCGGGCTGTATCACGACCCGTTCCTGATGCTCGACGAGTTCTCGTCCGAGAACCCCGGCGATTACATCGCGGGCTTCCCGGCGCATCCGCACCGCGGCTTCGAGACGGTCACGTATCTGCTCGACGGCCACATGCTGCACGAGGACCATCTCGGCAATCGCGGCGATCTCAAGAGCGGCGGCGTGCAGTGGATGACCGCGGGCCGCGGCATCATCCATTCCGAGATGCCGCAGCAGGAGGAAGGGCGCATGCGCGGCTTCCAGCTCTGGATCAACCTGCCGGCGGCCGAGAAGATGAAGACGGCGGGGTATCGCGACATCGACGCTTCGGAGATCTTGAGCGTGGCGCTGAGGAACGGCGGCGCGGTGAAAGTGATCGCCGGCACGATCGCGATCGACGGCAGGGACGCCGCGGGACCGATCCAGGGTGTGACGACCGACCCGCTGTACCTCGACGTCGCGCTGCCGGCGAACGGGACGGTGTCGCTGCCGGTGAAGCAGGGCTACAACGCGTACGTGTATCCGTACGAAGGCTCGGTCGTCATCGGCGATCGCACGCTGCCCCGCGGCCACGGCGGCATGCTCTCGGATGGCGACGCTCTCGAGCTCGAAGCGGGCGCCGAAGGCGCGCGCGCGCTCGTGCTCGCCGCGAAGCCGCTGCACGAGCCGGTCGTGCAGTACGGTCCGTTCGTGATGAACACGCGCGAGGAGATCGAGCAGGCGCTGCGGGACTATCAGTCGGGGGCGCTGGCGAGCGCGTTCGAAAAGGCGTGA
- the cls gene encoding cardiolipin synthase — protein sequence MKKPKSNRKRWPLNIAMAVIATLSVTLIAMNFVATEKKIKEQVRHEYSVDDPQFTRTIGVLLGPALVGGNKVETLLNGEGIFPPMLEAIRSAKKTITFETYIYWSGDVGKAFADALSERAKSGVKVHVILDWIGSNKMDDAQLEAMRRAGVEVERYHKPKWYTINRLNNRTHRKLLVVDGRIGFTGGVGIADKWSGDAQDADHWRDTHYRIEGPAVAQMQAAFMDNWTKITGKVLHTPDYFPELPPAGTQRAQVFQSSIEGGAESMHLMYLLSIAAATKTIHLSMAYFAPDEPAMETLKAAIRRGVKVRMILPGPITDAQLVQDASRAKWGELLELGAEIWRYQPTMFHCKVLVVDGVWSSVGSTNFDPRSFRLNDEANLNVYDREVAARQIADFEKDVAKSKRVTLEEWRERPWTEKLKEKAALLVGPQL from the coding sequence ATGAAGAAACCAAAGAGCAATCGCAAGCGGTGGCCGCTCAACATCGCGATGGCAGTGATCGCCACGCTGTCGGTGACGCTCATCGCGATGAACTTCGTGGCGACCGAGAAGAAGATCAAGGAGCAGGTCCGTCACGAGTACTCGGTCGACGATCCGCAGTTCACGCGCACGATCGGGGTCCTGCTCGGTCCTGCGCTGGTCGGCGGCAACAAGGTGGAGACGCTGCTCAACGGCGAAGGGATATTCCCGCCGATGCTGGAAGCGATCCGCTCGGCGAAAAAGACCATCACCTTCGAGACTTACATCTACTGGTCGGGCGACGTAGGGAAAGCGTTCGCCGACGCGCTGTCGGAGCGCGCGAAGAGCGGCGTGAAAGTCCACGTCATCCTCGACTGGATCGGCAGCAACAAGATGGACGACGCGCAGCTCGAAGCGATGCGGCGCGCAGGCGTGGAAGTCGAGCGCTATCACAAACCGAAGTGGTACACGATCAACCGCCTCAACAACCGCACGCACCGGAAGCTGCTCGTGGTCGACGGTCGCATCGGTTTCACCGGCGGCGTCGGCATCGCCGACAAGTGGTCGGGCGACGCGCAGGACGCCGATCACTGGCGCGACACGCACTACCGCATCGAAGGCCCTGCCGTCGCTCAGATGCAGGCGGCGTTCATGGACAACTGGACCAAGATCACCGGCAAGGTGCTGCACACGCCCGATTATTTCCCCGAGCTCCCGCCGGCCGGCACCCAGCGGGCGCAGGTGTTCCAGAGCTCGATCGAAGGCGGCGCCGAGAGCATGCACCTCATGTATCTGCTCTCGATCGCCGCCGCGACGAAGACGATCCACCTCTCGATGGCGTATTTCGCGCCCGACGAGCCGGCGATGGAGACCCTGAAGGCCGCCATCAGGCGCGGCGTCAAAGTGCGGATGATCCTGCCCGGCCCGATCACTGATGCGCAGCTCGTGCAGGATGCGTCACGGGCGAAATGGGGAGAGCTTCTGGAGCTGGGCGCGGAGATCTGGCGCTACCAGCCGACGATGTTCCATTGCAAGGTGCTGGTCGTCGACGGGGTGTGGTCTTCGGTCGGCTCGACGAACTTCGATCCGCGGTCGTTCAGGCTGAACGACGAGGCGAACCTCAACGTCTACGACCGCGAGGTGGCGGCGAGGCAGATCGCGGATTTCGAGAAGGACGTGGCGAAGTCGAAGCGGGTGACGCTCGAAGAATGGCGGGAGCGGCCGTGGACCGAGAAGCTGAAAGAGAAAGCGGCGTTATTGGTGGGTCCGCAGCTCTAG
- a CDS encoding catalase — protein sequence MAARKKTPADSNAAADAAKTSSRATVSGPARKGGADAITDAATAKIAGTEQVSASIPHNAAKPSEFGDAAAMQPATGQSVEPPHPLVSGSTLTETNASEKVGKGNPQASFNPTSGPLDRVRVDSGGRVLTTNQGVPVADNQNSLKAGLRGPTLLEDFILREKITHFDHERIPERVVHARGSGAHGYFECYEPLTDLTRASIFAEAGKRTPVFVRFSTVAGERGSTDLARDVRGFAVKFYTDEGNWDLVGNNIPVFFIQDAMKFPDLVHAVKPEPHHAMPQAASAHDTFWDFASLMPEITHMLMWVMSDRAIPRSYRMMQGFGVHTFRFVNEAGESRFVKFHWNPLAGTHSVIWDEAVKISGADPDFHRRDLWEAIEAGEYPEWELGVQIFTEEDAERFSFDVLDSTKIVPEELVPLRPIGRMVLNRNPDNFFAETEQVAFCTAHIVPGIDFSNDPLLAGRIHSYVDTQISRLGGPNFHEIPINAPVAQAHNNQRDGMHRQEINRGRVAYEPNSLGGGCPYQAGMTGFRSFPEPMEENKVRGKPERFAEHYNQAKLFYNSQTDVEKQHIVRAFRFELTKVQVSAVRERMVAGLRNVDEAFAQAVAEGLGMAALPDPLPKVLKRDPKAEVTTSGALSLLSRPGQTGIRTRRIAILVADGVDGAVARATHASLVAQGAVPRYVGITLGQAASESGDPIEIEVSMEAAPSVLWDAMIVPGGDAATEMLVESGHAIEFIKDQYRHCKPMLFFGASATTLLEEARVPLMLPNGGKDPGVIHSDGANTDAALKQFVDVLTRHRVFERETDPPVV from the coding sequence ATGGCCGCACGCAAGAAAACGCCCGCCGATTCCAACGCCGCCGCCGATGCCGCGAAAACTTCTTCGCGCGCGACAGTTAGCGGCCCGGCACGCAAAGGCGGTGCCGACGCGATCACCGATGCCGCGACGGCGAAGATCGCCGGCACCGAACAGGTTTCGGCATCCATTCCGCACAACGCTGCAAAACCTTCCGAATTCGGCGACGCCGCGGCGATGCAGCCTGCGACCGGCCAGAGTGTGGAACCGCCGCACCCGCTGGTGAGCGGCAGCACGCTCACCGAGACGAACGCCTCGGAGAAAGTCGGGAAGGGCAATCCACAGGCGAGCTTCAATCCGACCAGCGGTCCGCTCGACCGCGTGCGCGTGGACTCGGGCGGGCGCGTGCTCACGACCAATCAGGGCGTTCCGGTCGCGGACAACCAGAACTCGCTGAAAGCGGGCCTGCGCGGACCGACGCTCCTCGAAGATTTCATCCTGCGCGAGAAGATCACGCACTTCGACCACGAGCGCATTCCCGAGCGCGTCGTGCATGCGCGCGGCTCCGGCGCGCATGGGTACTTCGAATGCTACGAGCCGCTGACGGACCTCACCCGCGCGTCGATCTTCGCCGAAGCGGGCAAGCGCACGCCGGTGTTCGTGCGCTTCTCGACCGTCGCGGGCGAGCGCGGGTCCACCGACCTTGCTCGCGACGTGCGCGGGTTCGCGGTCAAGTTCTATACCGACGAAGGCAACTGGGACCTCGTCGGCAACAACATCCCGGTGTTCTTCATCCAGGACGCGATGAAGTTTCCCGACCTCGTGCACGCGGTGAAGCCCGAGCCGCACCACGCGATGCCGCAGGCGGCCTCGGCGCACGACACGTTCTGGGATTTCGCCTCGCTCATGCCCGAGATCACCCACATGCTGATGTGGGTGATGTCCGACCGCGCGATCCCGCGCTCCTACCGCATGATGCAGGGCTTCGGGGTACACACGTTCCGCTTCGTCAACGAAGCCGGCGAGTCGCGCTTCGTGAAGTTCCACTGGAACCCGCTCGCCGGGACGCATTCGGTGATCTGGGACGAAGCCGTGAAGATCTCGGGCGCCGATCCCGATTTCCACCGCCGCGATCTGTGGGAAGCGATCGAGGCGGGCGAGTATCCCGAGTGGGAGCTCGGCGTTCAGATCTTCACCGAGGAGGATGCCGAGCGCTTCAGCTTCGACGTCCTCGATTCGACCAAGATCGTCCCCGAGGAGCTCGTTCCGCTGCGGCCGATCGGGCGCATGGTGCTGAACCGCAACCCCGATAATTTCTTCGCGGAGACCGAGCAGGTCGCGTTCTGCACCGCGCACATCGTGCCCGGGATCGACTTCAGCAACGATCCGCTGCTGGCGGGCCGCATCCATTCGTACGTGGACACGCAGATCTCGCGGCTCGGCGGCCCGAACTTCCACGAGATCCCGATCAACGCGCCGGTGGCGCAGGCGCACAATAACCAGCGCGACGGCATGCACCGCCAGGAGATCAATCGCGGCCGCGTCGCCTACGAGCCGAACTCGCTCGGCGGCGGTTGTCCGTATCAGGCGGGCATGACGGGTTTCCGCTCGTTCCCCGAGCCCATGGAGGAGAACAAGGTGCGCGGCAAGCCGGAGCGCTTCGCCGAGCACTACAACCAGGCCAAGCTGTTTTACAACAGCCAGACCGACGTCGAGAAGCAGCACATCGTCCGCGCATTCCGCTTCGAGCTGACCAAGGTACAGGTGAGCGCGGTGCGCGAGCGCATGGTGGCGGGCTTACGCAACGTCGACGAGGCGTTCGCACAGGCCGTGGCCGAAGGTCTGGGGATGGCGGCGCTGCCCGATCCTTTGCCGAAAGTGCTCAAGCGCGATCCGAAGGCGGAAGTGACGACGTCCGGCGCGCTGTCGCTGCTTTCACGCCCGGGGCAGACCGGCATCCGCACGCGGCGCATCGCGATCCTGGTCGCCGACGGCGTCGACGGCGCAGTCGCGCGCGCGACGCACGCGAGCCTCGTCGCACAGGGTGCGGTGCCGCGCTATGTCGGAATCACGCTCGGCCAGGCCGCCAGCGAGTCCGGCGATCCCATCGAGATCGAGGTGAGCATGGAAGCCGCGCCTTCGGTGCTGTGGGACGCGATGATCGTCCCCGGCGGCGACGCCGCGACCGAGATGCTCGTGGAGAGCGGGCATGCGATCGAGTTCATCAAGGACCAGTATCGGCACTGCAAGCCGATGCTGTTCTTCGGCGCGAGCGCGACGACGTTACTGGAAGAGGCGCGGGTGCCTTTGATGCTCCCGAACGGCGGCAAGGACCCGGGGGTGATCCACTCGGACGGCGCGAATACCGACGCGGCGTTGAAGCAGTTCGTCGATGTGCTGACGCGGCATCGGGTGTTCGAGCGGGAGACCGATCCGCCGGTTGTTTAA